From Panicum hallii strain FIL2 chromosome 2, PHallii_v3.1, whole genome shotgun sequence, a single genomic window includes:
- the LOC112881505 gene encoding glycine-rich RNA-binding protein 7-like, producing the protein MAFLQKVGNLVKRSTGASSPLYQAVRCMSSSKLFIGGISYGTDEHSLRDAFASYGQVIEARIIMDRETGRSRGFGFVTYTSTEEAAAAITGMDGKDLQGRIVRVSYAHDRGSRPGGGGYGGGGYGGGGYGGGGYGDGSYGGSGGYSGGGYGRGGGGGYSGGGGYGGGSYGGSGGYGGGGYNNDGNAGTGYNTSGSYGVSQGGQGGYGVDAGYTGGTGGYNATPGNYGGDSFNQGGGTPSAYGGGNYGASNDSYADNASNNAAVGKLDDLLSDLKVDGAGEAEGEVEASEGQDDFTQDDLKDEDEPDKANKSS; encoded by the exons ATGGCGTTCCTGCAGAAAGTTGGCAATCTGGTCAAGCGGTCCACGGGTGCCAGCTCGCCGCTCTACCAGGCGGTTCGATGCATGTCCTCCTccaagctcttcataggag GAATCTCGTATGGCACAGATGAGCACAGCCTCAGGGATGCTTTTGCAAGCTATGGCCAAGTCATTGAAG CTAGGATAATCATGGACCGGGAAACTGGAAGATCAAGGGGGTTTGGTTTTGTGACATACACATCCACGGAGGAGGCAGCCGCTGCCATTACTGGCATGGATGGGAAG GATTTGCAGGGTCGGATAGTGAGGGTGAGTTATGCTCATGATCGTGGTAGCCGTCCTGGTGGAGGCGGCTATGGCGGTGGTGGATATGGTGGAGGCGGCTATGGTGGTGGTGGATATGGTGACGGCAGCTATGGTGGCAGTGGAGGATACAGTGGCGGTGGATATGGAagaggtggtggtggaggcTATAGCGGAGGTGGTGGGTATGGTGGAGGTTCATATGGTGGTAGCGGAGGCTACGGTGGCGGCGGATATAACAACGATGGTAATGCTGGCACAGGGTACAACACTAGTGGAAGCTATGGTGTTTCTCAAGGTGGGCAAGGTGGGTATGGTGTTGATGCTGGTTACACTGGTGGCACTGGTGGATATAATGCTACTCCTGGCAATTACGGTGGCGATAGCTTCAATCAAGGGGGTGGCACACCTAGTGCATATGGAGGTGGGAACTATGGGGCAAGCAACGACAGCTATGCAGACAACGCCTCCAACAATGCGGCTGTTGGCAAACTGGATGACTTGTTAAGTGATCTCAAAGTTGACGGTGCTGGCGAGGCTGAGGGAGAGGTCGAGGCTTCGGAAGGCCAAGATGACTTCACCCAGGATGATTTGAAGGACGAAGATGAGCCTGACAAGGCCAACAAAAGTAGTTAA